A single window of Malus sylvestris chromosome 5, drMalSylv7.2, whole genome shotgun sequence DNA harbors:
- the LOC126623501 gene encoding uncharacterized protein LOC126623501 produces MSRFLTFRSFRKVANTVVNSPKQSCPEADKYGTIVRVSLRPPQYRLYRDYTFPTRGHASFSLYNNTKNFYRSNCSTSFGVIPARSAVRHHAQLAWKRLSERFSSSGRGFSRINKFAQAFSLAVTRSNLLLPGIFAFTSGKLAWSQRSLAETEYHPPSNTLYMHAQDGHAFMTSLAFAVLEGTILVLRTVTLGILFTPSIVMAAFADCFGPEFRKLWLHVVLRTLELAGPAFIKWGQWAATRPDLFPRDLCTKLSELHTKAPEHSFAYTKKTIERAFGRKLPEIFDNFEEKPVASGSIAQVHRATLRFRYPGQRVKPMVVAVKVRHPGVGESIRRDFVIINLVAKISKFIPALKWWRLDESVQQFAVFMMSQVDLAREAAHLSRFIYNFRRWKDVSFPKPLYPLVHPAVLVETYEQGECVSHYVDGLEGHERIKSALAHIGTHALLKMLLVDNFIHADMHPGNILVRVPKNKSSRNRLFKSKPHVIFLDVGMTAELSKHDRVNLVEFFKAVARRDGRTAAESTLRLSKQQKCPNPKAFIEEVEESFDFWGTPEGDLVHPAECMQQLLEKVRRHRVNVDGNVCTVMVTTLVLEGWQRKLDPAYNVMDTLQTLLLKADWAKSLSYTIEGLMAP; encoded by the exons ATGTCGAG ATTTTTGACGTTTAGGAGTTTTAGGAAAGTTGCGAATACGGTGGTTAATAGCCCGAAACAGAGTTGTCCTGAAGCGGACAAGTATGGGACAATTGTTAGAGTTAGCCTCCGTCCTCCCCAATACAGATTATACAGGGACTATACGTTTCCTACAAGAGGGCATGCCTCATTTTCATTGTATAATAATACGAAGAATTTTTACCGGAGTAATTGTTCCACGAGTTTTGGTGTCATTCCCGCAAGGAGTGCAGTGAGACACCATGCCCAACTTGCTTGGAAAAGGCTCTCTGAAAGGTTTTCCTCTAGTGGTCGTGGATTCTCGCGTATAAATAAATTTGCACAAGCTTTCAGCTTGGCTGTAACCCGCTCTAACCTGTTGCTTCCTGGTATTTTTGCCTTCACAAGTGGGAAGTTAGCATGGTCACAGAGGTCTTTGGCAGAAACGGAATACCACCCACCATCAAATACTTTGTATATGCACGCACAGGATGGACATGCTTTTATGACCTCATTAGCGTTTGCAGTTTTAGAAGGGACAATCTTGGTATTAAGAACAGTCACCTTAGGAATCTTGTTCACACCCAGCATAGTGATGGCTGCATTTGCTGACTGCTTTGGACCTGAGTTTAGGAAGTTGTGGCTTCATGTTGTTCTCCGAACATTGGAATTGGCAGGTCCAGCTTTCATCAAATGGGGTCAATGGGCAGCTACACGGCCTGATCTCTTCCCGAGAGATCTATGCACCAAGCTCTCTGAGCTTCACACCAAAGCTCCTGAACATAGCTTTGCCTACACAAAGAAAACTATCGAACGAGCGTTTGGCCGCAAGCTGCCTGAGATTTTTGACAATTTTGAAGAGAAACCAGTAGCATCTGGAAGTATCGCTCAAGTGCATCGAGCTACTTTAAGATTTAGGTACCCTGGTCAACGGGTGAAGCCCATGGTAGTTGCAGTAAAGGTTAGACACCCTGGTGTTGGTGAATCAATTAGGAGAGATTTTGTTATAATCAATCTGGTCGCAAAAATTTCAAAGTTCATTCCTGCCTTAAAGTGGTGGAGATTGGATGAAAGTGTGCAGCAGTTTGCAGTTTTTATGATGTCTCAAGTTGACCTTGCAAGGGAAGCTGCCCATTTGAGCCGCTTTATTTATAATTTCCGTAGATGGAAGGATGTCTCTTTCCCGAAGCCTTTGTATCCACTTGTGCATCCTGCTGTTCTGGTGGAAACTTATGAACAAGGGGAATGTGTGTCACACTATGTTGATGGTCTTGAAGGGCATGAACGGATTAAATCTGCACTTGCTCACATCGGGACACATGCACTTTTGAAGATGCTCCTG GTGGACAACTTTATTCATGCAGACATGCATCCTGGAAATATCCTTGTCCGGGTGCCTAAGAACAAGTCTTCTAGGAATAGACTCTTCAAATCAAAGCCTCATGTCATTTTCCTTGATGTAGGCATGACTGCTGAACTCTCTAAACATGATAGAGTAAATTTAGTGGAATTTTTCAAGGCGGTTGCTCGTCGTGATGGGCGCACTGCTGCTGAGTCCACCCTCAGACTATCTAAGCAACAGAAATGCCCTAACCCAAAGGCTTTCATTGAG GAAGTGGAGGAGTCATTCGATTTCTGGGGAACTCCAGAAGGTGATCTGGTCCATCCTGCTGAGTGTATGCAGCAGTTACTGGAGAAAGTTAGGCGTCATAGAGTCAATGTTGATGGCAATGTCTGTACTGTCATGGTAACAACTTTGGTTCTCGAG GGATGGCAGCGGAAACTCGATCCTGCATACAATGTGATGGACACATTGCAAACGCTACTTCTCAAAGCTGACTGGGCAAAGTCACTTTCGTACACAATTGAGGGACTAATGGCTCCATAA
- the LOC126623500 gene encoding lysine-specific demethylase JMJ28-like produces the protein MGEEGALPDHLRCSRTDGRQWRCKRRVMDDMKLCEIHYLQGRHRQFREKVPESLKLQRTPKNAGKKDQNGSGVKIRARKVENLVKLLKRKRSDEAVKNCKKKKRKVKLKKSELNLELIRMVLRREVEKRNQTTTKKKVVEESEEDDDDDDDDDDDDDDRGGGGLTRDLPNGRMAISSSSSQSPRLRSGNAGSNSSSDGKVGADLNPVTTRRRCFRSKNIEPMPAGTFQFLPYNVGKLRKGKRKKCHWCRKSGSGVSSCLIKCSSCQKHFFCLNCIKERYFDTQDEVKMACPVCRGTCPCKECSENQTKDAESKDYLGVKNKVEVILQFHYLICMLLPVLKQINQDQKVELEAEAKMRGEKLSEVHIKQAEYSCSEQHYCNKCKASIVDLHRSCPNCSYNLCLSCCRDLLSESLFGGINTSLLKHSNKKKTCVSGKKQLVKKPITAHKQSVHSLYLSSSASVPSLKACDAVNGISCPAKEFGGCGDSLLDLRCVFPLSWIKDLEVSAEEIVCSYEFPETADMSLCCPLCLGVDQKVDGLQQLQEASVRENSNDNYLFYPTPVNTNGDNVEHFQKHWSKGHPVIVRDVLQATSDLSWDPVSMFCTYLERSIARYENNTNSHEAINCLDWCEVELGIRQYFMGSLRGQAQRNVWNETLKLKGWLSSHLFQEQFPAHYAEIIRALPLQEYMNPMSGLLNLAARIPQEIPKPDLGPCVYISYGCTEQLVQANAVIKLCYDSCDVVNILAHASDVPISDEQVSKIRKLLKKHKAQNQREVSRVASEQSVAKKVNGEPVLYGETMKEAGLHNVIGEEMHLRKRIARESCFSMHEACADAEASDSDSEATLSSSGTLHDAETSKDTKCEVLLDSCNSYEKQSLDECCGAQWDVFRRQDVPKLIEYLRRHSNEFTRKFDFHKHVVHPILDQSFFLDSSHKLRLKEEFKIEPWTFEQHIGEAVIIPAGCPYQIRNSKSCVHVVLDFVSPENVAECIQLTDEVRLLPADHKAKVDKLEVKRMALYSISSAIKEIRELTCPIIHCLFVNAALLML, from the exons ATGGGCGAGGAGGGTGCGCTGCCGGACCATCTGCGGTGCAGCCGGACCGACGGCCGGCAGTGGCGGTGCAAGCGGAGGGTCATGGACGACATGAAGCTCTGCGAGATTCACTATCTGCAAGGCCGTCACCGTCAGTTCAGAGAGAAAGTCCCCGAGTCACTCAAGCTCCAGAGGACGCCCAAAAACGCGGGGAAGAAAGATCAAAACGGCAGCGGAGTCAAAATTAGGGCACGGAAAGTGGAGAATTTGGTGAAGCTGCTGAAGCGGAAGCGATCCGACGAGGCGGTGAAGaattgcaagaagaagaagaggaaggtgAAGTTGAAGAAGAGCGAGTTGAATTTGGAGCTCATACGGATGGTGCTGAGGCGGGAGGTCGAGAAGCGGAACCAGACGACGACGAAGAAGAAGGTTgtggaggagagtgaggaggatgacgacgacgacgacgacgacgacgacgacgacgacgatcgCGGCGGTGGTGGTCTCACCAGAGACTTGCCTAATGGCCGAATGGCAATCTCGTCGTCTTCGTCGCAGTCGCCGAGGCTTCGTTCCGGCAATGCAGGTTCCAATTCGTCTTCTGATGGGAAGGTCGGGGCTGATTTGAACCCGGTTACTACTCGGCGGCGGTGCTTTCGGTCCAAAAACATCGAGCCAATGCCTGCTGGCACATTTCAG TTTCTGCCATATAATGTGGGGAAGTTGAGGAAGGGGAAGAGGAAAAAGTGCCATTGGTGTCGAAAAAGCGGGAGCGGTGTTTCTTCCTGTCTAATTAAGTGTTCCAGTTGCCAGAAGCACTTCTTTTGCTTGAATTGCATCAAAGAAag GTACTTTGATACACAAGATGAAGTCAAAATGGCATGCCCAGTTTGTCGAGGAACTTGCCCTTGTAAGGAATGCTCtgaaaatcaaacaaaagacGCTGAAAGTAAG gattATTTGGGGGTTAAGAATAAAGTTGAAGTAATACTACAGTTCCATTACCTGATCTGTATGCTTCTTCCTGTGTTAAAACAAATAAACCAAGATCAGAAAGTTGAGCTGGAAGCAGAGGCCAAAATGAGAG GGGAAAAGCTATCTGAAGTTCATATCAAGCAGGCTGAATATAGCTGCAGTGAACAACACTACTG CAATAAATGCAAAGCTTCAATAGTGGATCTCCATAGAAGCTGCCCAAATTGTTCCTATAACCTCTGTCTAAGTTGTTGTCGAGATCTGTTAAGTGAGAGCCTTTTTGGTGGTATAAACACATCTCTCCTAAAGCactccaacaaaaagaaaacttgCGTCTCTGGTAAGAAGCAACTTGTAAAGAAGCCAATAACCGCCCATAAGCAAAGTGTCCATAGTTTGTACCTTTCTTCTTCTGCATCAGTACCTAGCTTGAAAGCTTGTGATGCTGTTAATGGTATATCTTGCCCAGCTAAGGAGTTTGGAGGTTGTGGTGACAGCCTCCTTGATTTGAGATGTGTTTTTCCGTTAAGTTGGATCAAAGATCTAGAAGTAAGTGCAGAAGAAATAGTTTGCAGCTATGAATTTCCAGAAACTGCTGACATGTCTTTGTGCTGCCCACTATGTTTGGGTGTGGACCAGAAAGTTGATGGGCTTCAACAGTTGCAAGAAGCTTCTGTGAGAGAGAACTCAAACGATAACTACTTATTCTACCCCACTCCTGTGAACACAAATGGTGATAATGTTGAGCACTTTCAGAAACACTGGAGTAAAGGTCACCCTGTAATAGTGCGTGACGTACTTCAAGCTACATCAGATTTGAGTTGGGATCCAGTGTCCATGTTCTGCACTTATCTTGAGAGGAGCATTGCTAGATATGAAAACAACACAAATTCACATGAAGCTATCAACTGCTTGGATTGGTGCGAG GTGGAACTTGGAATCAGGCAGTATTTCATGGGTTCATTGAGGGGGCAGGCCCAGAGAAATGTATGGAATGAGACACTGAAGTTGAAGGGTTGGCTTTCTTCGCATTTGTTTCAGGAACAGTTTCCCGCTCATTATGCTGAAATAATACGAGCTCTACCACTTCAAGAATACATGAATCCCATGTCTGGTCTTTTAAATCTTGCTGCAAGGATCCCACAAGAAATCCCAAAACCCGATCTAGGTCCATGTGTTTACATATCATATGGCTGCACCGAGCAACTTGTACAAGCTAATGCAGTGATAAAGCTATGTTATGACTCATGCGATGTG GTTAACATTTTGGCACATGCATCAGATGTCCCTATCTCTGATGAACAAGTTTCTAAAATAAGAAAGTTACTGAAAAAGCACAAGGCTCAAAATCAGAGGGAGGTTTCTAGGGTTGCTTCTGAACAATCTGTGGCAAAAAAAGTCAATGGAGAACCAGTATTGTATGGTGAAACCATGAAAGAAGCAGGGCTACATAATGTGATTGGAGAGGAGATGCATTTACGCAAAAGAATTGCTAGAGAGTCTTGCTTCTCCATGCATGAAGCATGCGCAGATGCTGAAGCATCTGATTCTGATTCTGAAGCCACATTAAGTAGCTCTGGGACGCTTCATGATGCTGAAACATCTAAAGATACAAAGTGTGAGGTTCTGCTCGACAGCTGCAATAGCTATGAAAAGCAATCCTTGGACGAGTGTTGTGGTGCCCAATGGGATGTTTTTCGCAGACAAGATGTTCCGAAACTTATAGAATATCTCAGAAGGCACTCTAATGAATTCACTCGTAAATTTGACTTTCATAAACAT GTTGTTCACCCCATTCTTGATCAGAGTTTCTTTCTAGACTCAAGTCACAAATTAAGGCTCAAGGAGGAATTTA AAATTGAGCCTTGGACTTTCGAGCAACACATTGGAGAAGCTGTTATCATCCCTGCTGGATGCCCATATCAGATTAGGAATTCTAAG TCTTGTGTACATGTGGTGCTGGACTTTGTATCACCTGAAAACGTTGCCGAGTGCATCCAGTTGACTGATGAAGTCCGTCTACTTCCAGCAGACCATAAAGCAAAAGTTGACAAGCTAGAG GTGAAGAGAATGGCCCTTTATAGTATTAGTTCAGCAATCAAAGAAATACGTGAGCTTACTTGTCCAAT TATCCACTGCTTGTTTGTAAATGCTGCGCTGCTCATGCTCTAG